A stretch of DNA from Acidobacteriota bacterium:
GCACGTGCAACGGTCAGGGAATCGGCGAACGTGCCCCCTCCCTGGCGGTCGGGCCTCTGATCTACGCGTGCTTCGCGCGGCCGCGCCCCATCATCCAGCCAATTGCCAGCAACAGGAAACCGCCTGCGACCAATGGCCATTGGCCTTCCAGCATGGAGCGGGTTGCGGGCGCCGTAAGGGAAAGCGCGGGCGCGGGCCGCTCGGCCCCCTCCACGAGTTCAGTCCAGGCGACTTCTTTGCCGTCCTCGTAGACCTGCGTGGCGGGAAAACGAAACGTTCCGAGTTGCTTAGGCATCTGAAAACTCAGCAGAAAATTCTTAAAGCCATCGGGAGGAATACTGCCGCCAGAGAACGTCACGCGCTTGATCCACTGTTTGCGCGCCTCGTCCATCACTTGCGCTTCCTGCATCTGTTCGGGCGTCTGCGCCTGGTCGCTCGGACCTCCAGCGCCGGGTTGGGGCTGACTAGGCTCACGCTCACTACGCTCGTTCATCTCCTGCTCGTAGACCTCGCCGGGTTTGTTCTGTTTCTCAAACTTTACTTCCCAGCCCGCCGGAAATTCCACGCGGCTGAGCCTCCCGCCGGCGTTGAGAAAGGCATCCGGCACTTCCAGAGTTACTGACACCGTTCCCACGTGGCGTTCCGAGGGCACGTTTAAGTTGACGGTCGCGTAACCGCCGGGCACCAGCGGCTGCGCGGGGCGCAGGGTAACATGCGCGCGCAAGGGCGCGTGCAGGGGCGAAAGCATTCCGGCAAGCACAGCCATGCGGAGCGGGACCAAACCGTGCCGCAGGCATCGCGACGAATTGCTTAAACTGATTCTCATGAGCTCTCCTTATCCCGGATCGTCCAACTCATTTGCATCTTCATATCTCGGCGTGAAACTCAGCGACAAACGCATCGCCTTCCGCGGGCGCGACCTCCACGCTGATGGACCAACGACCGGCCATCGAAATCACCACCTCCGCCTGATAGCTGCCATCGGGCTGCGGCACGGCGGGAGCGGAGGCAAGCCCCATGTCCATGTCCAATGATTTCAAGAAGACGGTGATGCGCCGGGCATCGCTGCGCACGGTTCCCGTGCCGTCATTGAGCGCAATCCGTGCCACGTTGCGGCCCAGTTTCGCCGGGTCCAGGCGCAGGCTAATAGTATAGCCCCCCGCCTGTTGACGCAGTTCCCGCGCGCCGCCCTGAGCCGACGCCGACGCGGGCGGCATATTGGTCAGCAGCGCGACCGCGCCTAAAATCACCAGTGAACCGGCAACCTCCGCCATCAGCAACGATTCAAAGCGCGGTATCCAGCGCAGCGCGGTCGCAGGGTTCTGCCTGAACCGGGCCAACTCCGGCAGAACCCGCTTCCAGTTCACCGAGGCAACTCCCAGTGTAATCAAAACCCAAACTAACTTGGTAGTCAGAACACGGCCATAGGCGGAATCGAGGAATGACGACCAGGCGGGAACGTGCAGCCATGTATTGTAGATGCCAGTCAGAAACAATGCGGCGACGAAGATCTGAGCGACCCGCGAAAATCGACTCGCAATCTGCTCCAGCCACAACGCGGCATTCGCCTGTTCAACGTCGGCTTGACTCACGGCGATCAGCATGTGCATCAGCCCGCCGACCCAGAGCGTCGATGCGCACAGGTGTATGCCGTGCATCGCTTGAGCCAGCAAAGTCATCTCACCAGCCGCCAGCGCGTGGCCGGTGGCGGCGATGGTGATGAATATGGCGGTGGACAGCACGCCGCCAAGGAGAGCGTTCCCTGCCCTGAATGCAGGAGTTGATGCGGAAGTTGATGCAGAAGTTTTTGTGGCCCATGCGGTGAACGCCAACAACAGCGCTGCCGCCGCAAAACGAATCGTCCACCAGAGTCCAAAGCTGGAACCCGTGAGCACCGCACTCAGCGGAGCCGCGGCCAGCGCGGAACGGATTGGCCCGCCGGTGAAGCTGGCCGTCTTAGCCGTGAGCGACGTCAATTCAATGAACAGGACTGCGGCGGCGGAGAATAGAATCACGCGACGAGAGCGCGTGGCGAACGCGTTCCGCCAAAGCGAAAACTCAGGCCGCTGGTGGGGAAGGAACACGAATATCCAGGCAAACAGTCCGCCCAGCCAGGCCGCCAGCGCAATCAGGTGCAACCCCTTCAACAATGGGAAGAGCCATGGTGGCACGCTCGGCGCGGTTACCGGAGTCCAATCAACAAGGTTCTGCTCGTTGGGCGGCTCGCTTTGCAAGCCAAATCCAAACTGGCCCTGCACCTGATGCCCATCGAGCGAATTGATTTTCCAATAGACCGCGTAGGGTCCCGCCGGCATGGGCGGAAGCGTGGCGCTCAATGTCTCTCCGCCATCCACGACGCGGATTTCACCCGTCTCCAGTTCCCCGCCCTGCGAGTTGACGACGCGCAGCGCGTGGAACACAGATTCAATTCGTTCATTGAACACGAGAATGATCTGCGCCGGCGGCTGGTTGAGCCGCGCTCCCGCGTCGGGCTGCATGTGCACCAGGGTGGCATGGGCTTTCAGGTTCTGTGGCATGAACGCAAGACCGCAGCAAAGCATCAGCGCAAGCGTGGCGCGGCACGCTCCGTGGGACGCTCGTGCGTTCGTGTTTGGTGATGGGATCATGCGCAGTTTTGCCGGGACCGAATTGTGTCATCCAACCAGCGTCGAAATTTTCATCAAAAATTCAAGCGCAACCCAAACTGGATCTGCCGCGGGTCAAACGCCGCTTGCGGGACACCAAACGTACTGCTCGGATTGGTTGGGAAGGCCCCGGCTCCGAAGTTGACGTTGGGGTTGAAATAGTTTGTGCGATTCAGCGAATTGAATGCCTCGGCCATGGCCTCCAGTCGCCAGCGTTCGGTAATCATAATCGAGCGACCGACGCGAAGGTCAAGCGTTGCCAGATTGAATCCGACACCCGTATTCCGCCCCACTCTCGCCGGTCGTGCCGCCGTCCCCTGAATGGTATTGACGCCGCCGATGACGATGTTGAACGGATAAGCGGAACTGTAAGTGAAAATGGA
This window harbors:
- a CDS encoding DUF1775 domain-containing protein, producing MRISLSNSSRCLRHGLVPLRMAVLAGMLSPLHAPLRAHVTLRPAQPLVPGGYATVNLNVPSERHVGTVSVTLEVPDAFLNAGGRLSRVEFPAGWEVKFEKQNKPGEVYEQEMNERSEREPSQPQPGAGGPSDQAQTPEQMQEAQVMDEARKQWIKRVTFSGGSIPPDGFKNFLLSFQMPKQLGTFRFPATQVYEDGKEVAWTELVEGAERPAPALSLTAPATRSMLEGQWPLVAGGFLLLAIGWMMGRGRAKHA